The DNA region TCAAATGCAAGGAAATGGCCCAAGTGGCCTCGGTATTTAATCACATGggacacaaaaataaaataaggatTAGAAGATATCTAGGACTTGTTCATTCATCTAATATAAATTGACCTACACAAGTATACCAAGTATATACGAAGCATGCATAACAATATCCTTAAGCAGTTGGCATACATAGAGAAAACAACTAGCCCAGATTATAACCACAAGCCCAATTTGAAATAGGATGATGAAAGATACAGCCCAGGTAAAGGAAAAGATCCTAACTCACAATGAATATAAGAAAAAAGCCCAACATAGTCATGAACCACAAAGAAACAGGCCCAAGTATATACTACTTACAAGAGAAAACAGCAATACCAAATCCACATAAGTGATATACCATACTTGTACTAGATATACAAGTGTTTATACACCAATGATATACAGAACTGAATTTGTACCAGCTGCACCTGCTCTTCAAGGTACTTTTCAGGAGAGGTTGGAGGCTGTCATCACTAATGGGAAATTCTCTGTCAAAAAGATATATGTAGCACTACTCCCTCAGTGTCCAAGAGTTCCTTGGAACAGTATTACTTTGCACCCTAATGTGCATCCAAGGCACACATTTATTGTGTGGCTTGCTCTGATGAGAAGATTGGCAACTGTGGATAGACTAATGAAATTTAGTATTTATGTACATATAGACCCTCTCTGTGTCTTCTGTGGTGTGGCTACTGAGACCTTTTCCCATCTATTTTTTAACTGTGCTGCTGTTAGGACTGTTTGGCAAAAGGTCCTGTTGTGGCAAGGTTTTCAGAGGACAGTTGGTGCCTGGGATACAGAAGTACAATGGGTTGCAAGTTGGGCAAGGAAGAAATCTGGACAGGGTGCTAGTGTATGTTGCTCTTTTGCAATGGTGGTATATGTTATATGGAGGGAAATGAATCAAATGACATTTCAGAAGGGACACAGACAGAGTTTGTAAAGAGCTGGCACTACACCTATATATTAGAGGAAGGAGATCAAGACCTGGAAACGATGGCTATTAAGGCTCAATTATGCTCCATGAGGTGCTGAGTATTGCtgctgtgtgtgtgtgtttgtagGAGTTATGCATTGTTTCTGGTGCTTTTAGATTGTAATTCTGTCTTTTGTTTTGATGCTAGTTTTTAGTTAGGCTCCTTGTATTGGGTCTGTTTTTTATTATCTTTGAGAGACAGGTGGTCAGCTCCTGGTTGGCTTTGTAATTTGTCACTTTTTGGTAATAAAATCATTTATTCAccaaaaaaatgatatacagaacTGTATATACCCAGTATACTTAGGTACACTTCTTGTATATCCAGACAGAAATCAGTATTTAGATCCAGAGGGAAGCACATTtattcatttttgacatccaaagGCTATATTAACAAAGCAGGGAAACAACaccaaaaagggaagaaaaaagaGCACACCATGAAATATATGTAGACAGGAGGTAAAAGCCAAATAAACCATCAGTGCACTACTTTAAGGATTAAGACATTTCATGTCATTTTAAAACTTCAAAGAGTGATTTAACATGTGGCATTCATGGACTCCTATCAAGTTGTTTTAACATTCTTTTCAACACCACATTAAACATATGCCACACTAGACCTTAACTTACTCAAGTTGGTTGATAATCATGCTCAGATAGGTACTAGCAAGTTCACAAAGAAGCATTACACAATCACTTAGTTAAGAGGCATGAGTATTTGATAAGTTTAACTGAATATAGACAGGCAGGACTGAGAAGATGTTTGAACCCTTCTATCACATTGGCATGCACACTAAATGGTTTATTCTCAATGATAGCCTTATATGAACACAAGCAAACAGAGTAGACATGCTTCCATAAATGAATAATTGGATAAATAGGCAATTTTTATAAGTGTAGCATAGTATCATCTAAGATAAGGAGACACACTCACAAACTTGGATCATGTTACATTAGTTGTCCTAAGGGTCAAACAAACAAGTTTCAAAAAGGGTATAGTCTCTATGTGCAAGTCTTTAAGCTTCGTTTCTGCCTTTCAAACACAGAACCAGTTACTTCACTAATAGGATAGTGTTAAACAGGGTTAAAGGAAGTATTTATGGACTTTAAACAGGCTCAAACCAAATGATACTATGCAAAAGTAACCACTCAATAAAATAGAGCCATTCAATTAGGTGTAACATGATATTCACATGCAATCTTACATGAATAAGATAATATTAGGCAAAAGGGTTTAATCAGATGTGCCTCAAATTTGTAAGTGATTTATCATGCAAACTTAACCACAAAAAATAATTTAAGTGATATGCACACACTGGACTAGACTAAGCAAGATCCTCCACGCCATTTGTATTCAAATTAGCATGCTTTCACAGGTTATGAGTCAATATGCAACTATGATCCAACTAACAGAACTTCACATAACATTCTCAAGCAAACAAGATCCATGGATTACACTAACAACAGGTTAATATTATACTAACTTCATTTTAAACAAAGTCATAAGTAACTATAACTAGTTAAAACTGAGCAGAGCAAGTGCTAATAAGCTTTCAAGAGTCATACTAACCTAAAGCAGACTCATAGCAATTTAAGACACCAAAATATGAGCCCAGATCACAATATTTGAACATATGAAATCATAGACTCACTAACATGATCCAAAACTGAGCATACAGAGCAATAAATAGATTTAAAGTAACATGTTAGCAGCACTTGGCATGTAAAGGTCTGATTAAACAAATTGTAGGTTAATTTAAGGCATAACTGAGACAAAATTGATCCTTATTGGTAAGCAGTTTCAAACCCGAACTATATAATGCTAAATCAAAGCAGAACCCAAATGACTTAGTTTAGGCAGACTAATCATGCAAAAAGCTAGTGCACAGGAGCATGATTAACAAGCTACCTAATTTAAACTAACAAGTGATTAGTACAAACAAATACATGTAAGCTTAAGGCACAAGGTTGATCTAAAACTTGCATATAAAGCTAACAAATACAGAATAAACTAAACAAGACTAATCAAAGACTAATTATGCATAATACAAGTAAAACAACTACAAACAGGAACTAAACTACTCTAAATCACATAAGCAGTTAAAAACACTCAAACAATTACTGAAAATAACTTAAAGGAAGATGATTTACCTTTCTTAGGCACAACCAATGGTCGAGAATGGACTTGAGATCCTTGCTCCTCCACTCAAATTGCTCAGCCACACACCCAGAAAACAAAAACTAAACTTTTAAAACTTAAACTTAACTCGAAAAATTAAAGGTCTCAAGCAAATTGCTAAGACCCTAGGTATTTCGAGTTTTTGTGTGAATATCAGATATTTGGTCATAGCAAACTGTGAATTGGTGTTCCAACCCTAAAATTGAGAAACTCTAATCCCAACTCGATGTGggactgaattttttttttggaacaaatCCCTTAATTCGTCAATCAATGGCTAAGATGTAAGCCAACAAAGGTATGAAGGGTCAGATTTGACCCAAGTTGGATCAATCCATTCGGTTCCGTGTGAACCAATGAGAATTCGCAATTCAAAAACGAAACAAGACAAGAACCATTAAGGTTTGGTATTATTTTGACTGTTGATTTGCAGAATAGTAAGAAGAAAATGCAAACAAATACCTGTTTAGTTGAGTTTTGGCAAAAAAGGGGTGGAGCATTAATTTCTTTGCCCCAACGAGCCATACCAAGACTGTAAATGCTTCGCGGGTCCGTGAATATTGCCATTTTCGGCATGTGTGACGACACGAGGAGAGAGAAAAA from Lycium barbarum isolate Lr01 chromosome 10, ASM1917538v2, whole genome shotgun sequence includes:
- the LOC132612911 gene encoding uncharacterized protein LOC132612911, yielding MIYRTEFVPAAPALQGTFQERLEAVITNGKFSVKKIYVALLPQCPRVPWNSITLHPNVHPRHTFIVWLALMRRLATVDRLMKFSIYVHIDPLCVFCGVATETFSHLFFNCAAVRTVWQKVLLWQGFQRTVGAWDTEVQWVASWARKKSGQGASVCCSFAMVVYVIWREMNQMTFQKGHRQSL